The Terriglobales bacterium genome window below encodes:
- a CDS encoding glycosyltransferase family 4 protein, with protein sequence MRVLVTADTVGGVWTYTRELVTGLAKRGVEVTLVSFGEIPTNAQSEWLDALPGVDFRATAFKLEWMQESADDLIAASEFLRDIIAEKRPDLLHFSQYCFGAMDTAVPKVVVAHSDVVSWWVTVHGEEPPTNEWIKGYREVVQRGLDGADTVVAPSKWMLGQINELYGTRKSGTVIYNGRNPGLFNPHVGKDDLVIAVGRLWDKAKQVSLLMDASHKVPVWIAGEEQHPDSAFRSDQKLRARGVRFCGKQSEAQLRQLFSRASIYAATSRYEPFGLAPLEAALSRCAIVANDIPTFHELWGETALYFQHNDARDLARKLERLQNDPELRMTYANLAYGRARQRFTAERMVDDYMNLYQTLVPAGVAVA encoded by the coding sequence ATGCGCGTGTTAGTCACCGCTGACACGGTGGGTGGCGTCTGGACATACACGCGCGAGCTCGTGACCGGGCTCGCGAAGCGTGGCGTCGAGGTCACCCTGGTCAGCTTTGGCGAAATTCCAACGAATGCGCAGTCAGAATGGCTGGATGCTTTGCCGGGCGTCGATTTTCGAGCCACGGCTTTCAAACTCGAGTGGATGCAGGAGTCGGCAGACGACTTGATCGCAGCGTCGGAATTCCTGCGCGACATCATTGCCGAGAAAAGGCCCGACCTGCTGCACTTCAGCCAGTACTGTTTCGGCGCCATGGATACTGCGGTGCCGAAGGTCGTGGTGGCGCATAGCGACGTGGTGAGCTGGTGGGTCACCGTTCACGGTGAAGAGCCTCCAACTAACGAATGGATTAAGGGTTACCGCGAAGTCGTACAGAGAGGGCTGGACGGCGCAGACACGGTTGTTGCCCCGTCGAAGTGGATGCTGGGCCAGATCAACGAACTGTACGGAACGCGCAAGAGCGGTACCGTTATCTATAACGGACGCAACCCTGGTCTGTTCAACCCTCATGTCGGCAAAGATGACCTGGTGATCGCCGTTGGCCGGCTATGGGATAAAGCCAAACAGGTATCACTGCTGATGGACGCTTCGCATAAAGTGCCCGTGTGGATCGCCGGCGAAGAGCAGCATCCCGACTCGGCATTCCGTTCCGACCAGAAGCTGCGGGCACGGGGTGTCCGGTTTTGCGGCAAGCAGTCGGAAGCGCAACTGAGACAACTGTTCAGCCGCGCTTCCATCTACGCAGCGACATCGCGGTACGAACCTTTTGGTCTCGCGCCTCTGGAGGCAGCCCTGTCGCGCTGTGCCATCGTTGCCAATGACATTCCCACATTCCACGAGTTATGGGGAGAAACTGCGCTTTACTTCCAGCACAACGATGCCAGGGATCTGGCGCGAAAGCTCGAACGTCTACAGAACGACCCTGAACTGCGCATGACCTATGCAAATCTTGCTTACGGTCGCGCGCGACAGAGATTCACAGCCGAACGCATGGTTGACGACTACATGAACCTGTATCAAACCCTGGTGCCTGCGGGAGTAGCTGTTGCATGA
- a CDS encoding DUF481 domain-containing protein, whose translation MTGTVEKLSDSRLVIKSKVLGDLKVSLDEVARIESDKKVTVTSSTGVYEARSMNFKDERANLSISDSRAVSIPREEVVQLTSVIPNPAIPESVPTFWSNWYSSLDAGMSAARGNSSTTNVNLGAKAIHSTERDRLTLGVTSIFAQNSTDGNVVTSANATHGAARYDLNVSDRTFTFALANFDSNQLQGLDLRAVLGGGLGVRAAQTRRTSFDIFAGASMNQEILSDDPDRRSGEFITGQELNLKLSSRADFLQRLMFFPNFTDAGQYRVTFDSTASLKFNSWLGWHSTLSNTYLSNPAPGARANDMLVTTGIRFFFGESIPFKPKLKLPTSFAN comes from the coding sequence GTGACTGGGACCGTGGAGAAGCTGTCCGACTCGCGACTGGTCATCAAGTCGAAGGTCCTGGGCGATCTCAAGGTATCGCTCGACGAAGTAGCGAGGATCGAGTCCGACAAGAAGGTCACCGTAACCTCCAGCACTGGCGTTTATGAAGCTCGTTCGATGAACTTCAAGGATGAGCGGGCGAACCTCTCGATTTCCGACTCTCGAGCCGTTTCCATTCCGCGCGAGGAAGTCGTACAGCTAACCTCCGTCATTCCTAATCCGGCAATTCCCGAATCAGTTCCGACGTTCTGGTCCAACTGGTACAGTTCTCTGGACGCCGGCATGAGCGCCGCTCGCGGAAACTCCAGCACCACCAACGTCAATCTCGGGGCGAAGGCCATCCACAGCACGGAACGGGACCGATTGACCCTCGGCGTGACCTCAATTTTCGCGCAGAACTCCACTGACGGTAACGTTGTCACCAGTGCCAACGCCACCCACGGCGCAGCCCGCTATGACCTCAACGTGAGCGACAGAACGTTCACCTTCGCGCTCGCGAACTTCGATTCCAACCAGCTACAGGGTCTGGACCTGCGTGCCGTCCTGGGTGGCGGACTCGGCGTCCGCGCCGCGCAAACCCGGCGTACATCCTTCGATATTTTCGCCGGTGCTTCGATGAACCAGGAAATTTTGTCTGACGACCCCGACCGGCGCTCAGGCGAATTCATCACCGGCCAGGAACTGAACTTGAAGCTCTCCTCCCGTGCCGACTTCCTCCAGCGTCTCATGTTTTTCCCGAACTTCACCGACGCCGGACAATATCGCGTCACTTTCGATTCCACTGCCAGCCTCAAGTTCAATAGCTGGCTTGGATGGCACTCCACCCTCAGCAACACGTACCTCAGCAACCCCGCTCCGGGTGCGCGTGCTAACGACATGTTGGTCACCACCGGTATCCGCTTCTTCTTTGGAGAATCTATCCCCTTCAAGCCAAAGCTTAAGCTGCCCACGTCATTCGCAAATTGA
- a CDS encoding GDP-mannose 4,6-dehydratase, whose amino-acid sequence MKMRKYDSKQNILIFGGAGFIGSNWASWLLQNTDANVHIYDNLSRRGVRFNLESLKKIAGRSGRLRVTVADIREADEVERAVRDVAEVYHFAAQVAVTTSVLDPRLDFDINLRGTFNVLEGIRKAGHKPFLLFTSTNKVYGELGEHSTTLAGSRWAFREIKGVSELQPLDFYSPYGCSKGAADQYVHDYARIYDIPTVVFRMSCIAGPRQFGNEDQGWVAHFLYSAIQQIPLVIYGDGRQVRDVLCVDDLVRAFDVVRSNETITRGNVYNVGGGPENTTSLLELLAEIEKLIGTKVQYVKDDSRPGDQLVYVTDYGKLKRHTGWKPQFNVRQTLLKIQDWWKNNRDIFEPVRVAEPVMSPTLQDLQGAA is encoded by the coding sequence ATGAAGATGAGAAAGTACGATTCGAAACAGAACATTTTAATTTTTGGAGGGGCCGGATTCATCGGTTCGAACTGGGCATCGTGGCTGCTGCAGAACACGGATGCCAACGTTCATATCTACGACAATCTGTCGCGCCGAGGGGTGCGCTTCAATCTGGAGAGCCTGAAGAAGATTGCAGGTCGCTCTGGGAGACTGCGGGTGACGGTGGCGGATATTCGCGAAGCCGATGAAGTGGAACGCGCGGTCCGCGACGTGGCCGAGGTCTACCATTTTGCCGCCCAGGTTGCGGTGACGACTTCGGTGCTCGACCCGAGACTCGATTTTGACATCAACCTCCGAGGGACATTCAACGTCCTGGAGGGGATCCGGAAGGCAGGGCATAAGCCGTTCCTGCTGTTCACTTCCACGAACAAGGTTTATGGCGAGTTGGGCGAACATTCGACTACGCTTGCCGGATCTCGTTGGGCATTCCGCGAAATCAAGGGAGTCTCCGAGCTTCAGCCGCTCGACTTCTATTCTCCTTATGGCTGCTCAAAGGGAGCGGCGGATCAGTACGTTCACGACTACGCCCGCATTTACGACATCCCCACTGTTGTGTTCCGTATGTCGTGCATTGCCGGGCCGAGACAGTTTGGAAATGAAGACCAGGGCTGGGTCGCGCACTTCCTTTACTCCGCGATCCAGCAAATTCCACTCGTAATCTACGGGGACGGCCGGCAGGTGCGTGACGTCCTTTGCGTGGACGATCTGGTGCGCGCATTCGATGTGGTGCGCAGCAATGAGACGATCACTCGTGGAAATGTGTACAACGTGGGCGGTGGTCCGGAGAACACGACTTCGCTGCTCGAACTGCTCGCGGAGATCGAAAAGCTCATTGGCACCAAGGTTCAGTACGTCAAAGACGATTCTCGGCCGGGCGATCAATTGGTCTACGTGACCGACTACGGCAAACTCAAACGCCACACCGGCTGGAAGCCGCAGTTCAACGTAAGGCAGACGTTGCTGAAAATTCAGGACTGGTGGAAAAACAACCGCGACATCTTCGAGCCCGTGCGCGTTGCGGAGCCGGTGATGAGCCCAACGCTGCAGGATTTGCAGGGGGCCGCATGA
- a CDS encoding CDP-alcohol phosphatidyltransferase family protein, with protein sequence MIGQLATIANQLTLMRLVFVPFIIINVADGNYGWALGLFIAAGISDGLDGLLARWLKQQTIVGEYLDPIADKLLLSSLFLVLSLMHRIPWRFTVLVFTRDVGILMVSAVLFATIGLRDFRPSIFGKLNTGAQIGAVFFVLLFELHSVPWLFIAKRGFLWLTLLFTVLSGIHYIYLVGLRVKLHSQAKGAAQSK encoded by the coding sequence GTGATCGGTCAGCTCGCTACCATCGCCAACCAGCTCACGCTGATGCGACTGGTGTTCGTTCCATTCATCATCATCAACGTCGCTGATGGAAACTACGGATGGGCACTGGGCCTGTTCATCGCCGCAGGAATCAGCGATGGCCTTGACGGTTTGCTCGCCCGCTGGCTGAAACAGCAGACTATTGTCGGAGAATACCTTGACCCCATCGCCGACAAGCTTTTGCTGAGCAGCCTCTTCCTGGTCCTCAGCCTTATGCACCGGATACCGTGGCGCTTTACGGTGCTGGTTTTCACGCGAGACGTCGGCATCCTTATGGTCTCGGCCGTGCTCTTCGCAACCATCGGATTACGGGATTTCCGTCCCAGCATCTTCGGCAAGCTGAATACCGGCGCTCAGATCGGCGCGGTCTTTTTCGTGCTCCTGTTTGAGCTTCATTCCGTGCCTTGGCTCTTCATCGCCAAGCGCGGATTTCTTTGGCTGACCCTACTGTTCACTGTTCTCTCTGGGATCCACTACATCTACCTCGTTGGACTTCGGGTAAAACTCCACTCCCAGGCAAAGGGCGCCGCGCAATCTAAGTAA
- a CDS encoding TIGR04295 family B12-binding domain-containing radical SAM protein: MKFALVNPNWDFSGSTYFGCRDPHYPLELLFAFDKIIEDGHEPMLVDAQTDNLTTEETKRRVDAFAPDFLVIPTAPSYLFWRCPPPEVRIPKEWFAQLGGKAVKVAIGPHTSATPAAAIRKMGCDVGLRGEPDQTIPELASKGWADIVGCCWRDESGMHVAPGLGVTDMKSLKALTFENYNVEAHKHRHHVFWGEGHGAELEFARGCPWSCTFCNKTLFRNKFRERDVDAVLAEVDRVIARGVDYIYFIDEIFGVGKNVRRLLEGIAERNVNIGFQTRIDLWDEETLDLLGRARCISMECGIESITEEGRDELNKNCKMNTDRISELLIYAKQRIHWVQANLILTEKDNKEEIRRWQDHLKAHGVWVSEPVPMFPFPGSPLYVQLFGNPDDDAWERAHRYYTKTFSDKGYSDIQEQKPATLEDLECAC; the protein is encoded by the coding sequence ATGAAATTCGCGTTGGTAAATCCGAACTGGGATTTCAGCGGTTCGACATATTTCGGCTGCCGCGATCCGCATTATCCGCTGGAACTGTTGTTCGCCTTCGACAAAATCATCGAGGACGGCCACGAGCCGATGTTGGTGGATGCGCAAACCGACAACCTGACCACCGAAGAGACGAAACGCCGGGTTGACGCATTCGCGCCAGACTTCCTTGTGATTCCTACGGCACCGTCGTATCTGTTCTGGCGGTGTCCTCCGCCGGAAGTTCGCATTCCAAAGGAGTGGTTCGCCCAGCTTGGCGGGAAGGCCGTGAAGGTCGCCATCGGTCCGCACACGTCTGCCACGCCGGCAGCGGCGATCCGCAAGATGGGGTGCGACGTCGGATTGCGCGGCGAACCGGACCAGACCATCCCGGAATTGGCATCGAAGGGATGGGCCGATATCGTCGGCTGCTGCTGGCGAGACGAAAGCGGCATGCACGTGGCGCCCGGATTGGGCGTTACCGACATGAAGTCGCTTAAGGCGCTCACCTTCGAGAACTACAACGTAGAGGCGCACAAGCACCGTCACCATGTGTTCTGGGGTGAAGGTCACGGAGCGGAACTGGAATTTGCACGCGGATGTCCGTGGTCATGCACCTTCTGCAATAAGACGCTCTTCCGCAACAAATTCCGGGAGCGTGACGTCGACGCCGTGCTGGCCGAAGTCGATCGCGTGATAGCGCGCGGCGTGGACTACATCTACTTCATCGACGAAATATTCGGCGTGGGTAAGAACGTGCGACGCCTGCTGGAGGGCATTGCAGAGCGCAATGTGAACATCGGATTCCAGACGCGCATTGATCTCTGGGACGAAGAGACACTCGATCTGCTGGGACGCGCAAGGTGTATCTCCATGGAGTGCGGCATTGAGTCGATCACGGAGGAAGGTCGCGACGAGCTAAACAAAAACTGCAAGATGAACACCGATCGCATCTCGGAACTGCTTATCTATGCGAAGCAGCGGATCCACTGGGTACAGGCGAATCTCATCCTGACTGAGAAGGACAACAAGGAAGAGATCCGTAGATGGCAGGACCATTTAAAGGCTCACGGTGTGTGGGTGAGTGAACCGGTGCCGATGTTCCCATTCCCAGGTTCGCCGCTTTACGTGCAGCTCTTCGGCAATCCGGACGATGACGCATGGGAGCGTGCACATCGTTATTACACCAAGACGTTTTCGGATAAAGGTTACAGCGATATCCAGGAACAGAAACCTGCGACGCTCGAGGATCTTGAATGCGCGTGTTAG
- a CDS encoding sigma-54 dependent transcriptional regulator, protein MQTMESTPSRRQIAGADLLTLLIIDDEKAVRESCRDAAQMNGFNTLVAESAEQAYKILDTQAIDIVLLDLKLPGASGLEALREVKKRKPDAAVIIITGYATVASAVHAMKQGAFDYITKPFTLEELRLLLERATDELKRVTQKRALRDDLRSKLGFGSLVGKSAEMERLYRIITKAAQSSHPVLIIGESGTGKELVARSIHYSGPNRDKPFIPIDCGSLVPSLIESELFGYVRGAFTGAVRSKEGLLQIANGGTVFLDEIGELPIDLQAKLLRAIQEHEIRPVGSTKRVPIDVRILAATNRDLESEVADGNFRRDLYFRLNVLTLRIPPLRERKQDIPILVEHFMDRLTRANGLRKMVSEEAMHALMNYDWPGNVRELENCMERTWALTSGQTLSFPDLPTYIKNTHEQKAAGVEQAIPKILPLIEVERKAILEAIEQLRGDKLLAARMLGIGKTTLYRKLKEYSQF, encoded by the coding sequence ATGCAAACAATGGAATCCACACCGAGCCGCAGGCAAATTGCGGGAGCCGACTTGCTAACGCTGCTGATCATCGATGATGAAAAAGCCGTGCGTGAAAGCTGTCGCGACGCGGCACAGATGAATGGCTTCAATACGCTGGTAGCGGAAAGCGCCGAGCAGGCTTACAAAATCCTCGATACGCAGGCGATCGACATCGTGCTTCTGGACCTGAAGCTGCCCGGCGCCAGTGGACTGGAAGCGTTGCGGGAAGTGAAGAAGCGCAAGCCCGATGCGGCCGTCATCATCATTACTGGATATGCGACGGTGGCATCCGCTGTCCATGCCATGAAGCAGGGCGCGTTCGATTACATTACGAAGCCATTCACGCTGGAAGAACTTCGCCTGTTGCTCGAGCGTGCCACCGATGAACTGAAGCGAGTGACGCAGAAACGTGCGCTCCGTGACGATCTCCGCTCGAAGTTGGGATTCGGATCGCTGGTCGGAAAGTCTGCAGAGATGGAACGGCTATACCGGATTATTACGAAGGCGGCCCAGAGTTCGCATCCCGTGCTGATCATTGGTGAGAGCGGTACGGGCAAAGAGTTGGTGGCGCGGTCGATTCACTACAGCGGCCCGAACCGCGATAAGCCCTTCATTCCTATTGATTGCGGCTCCCTGGTTCCCAGCTTGATCGAGAGCGAACTGTTCGGCTATGTTCGCGGCGCGTTTACCGGCGCGGTGCGTTCAAAAGAAGGCCTGCTTCAGATCGCAAACGGCGGGACGGTGTTCCTCGATGAAATAGGTGAACTGCCCATCGACCTTCAGGCGAAGCTGCTGCGCGCCATCCAGGAACATGAGATTCGTCCGGTGGGAAGCACAAAACGGGTTCCGATCGATGTTCGGATTCTCGCAGCCACGAACCGGGACCTGGAATCGGAAGTGGCGGATGGCAACTTCCGCCGGGATCTTTATTTCCGGCTCAACGTTCTCACGCTTCGGATTCCGCCGCTGCGCGAGCGCAAGCAGGATATTCCAATCCTCGTGGAACACTTCATGGATAGGCTCACCCGGGCGAATGGCTTGCGGAAGATGGTGAGTGAAGAAGCCATGCACGCGCTGATGAACTACGACTGGCCAGGTAACGTACGCGAACTGGAGAACTGCATGGAGCGGACCTGGGCATTGACCTCGGGCCAGACCCTCAGTTTCCCGGACCTGCCGACGTACATCAAGAACACGCACGAGCAGAAAGCGGCGGGCGTGGAGCAGGCGATTCCGAAAATCCTGCCTTTGATCGAAGTGGAGAGAAAGGCAATTCTCGAAGCCATCGAACAACTCCGTGGCGATAAGTTGCTGGCGGCACGGATGCTGGGAATTGGAAAGACAACGCTCTATCGCAAGCTCAAGGAATATTCCCAATTCTGA
- a CDS encoding TIGR04290 family methyltransferase — protein MATQLHTVTNPETIRENQTQKPHAFDRSELESRVRELGEWFHNLDLHGVATAPNHFLGDFPNIKWKHIAAEIPEDLTGASVLDIGCNGGFYCIQLKRRGAERVLGIDVDDRYLNQARFAAQELELEIEFEKRSVYDVVNIPGQFDYVFFMGVFYHLRYPLFALDNIIKKVRSKLVFQTMVRGSEQAKAFEMNYHFWNKEVFQDPQYPQMYFVEHQYANDPTNWWIPNASACEGMLRSSGLTIVSHPEPESWICEPREVTRDGKYVLDMELEGTL, from the coding sequence ATGGCCACTCAACTGCATACTGTAACGAATCCTGAAACCATCCGGGAAAACCAGACTCAGAAGCCGCATGCCTTCGACAGAAGTGAATTGGAGAGCAGGGTCAGGGAACTCGGAGAGTGGTTTCACAATCTGGACCTGCACGGTGTCGCCACTGCGCCGAACCACTTTCTCGGCGACTTCCCGAACATCAAGTGGAAACACATTGCCGCGGAAATTCCCGAGGACCTGACCGGGGCTTCCGTTCTCGATATCGGCTGCAACGGCGGTTTTTATTGCATACAGCTGAAGCGACGCGGCGCAGAGCGGGTACTCGGCATCGACGTAGACGATAGATACCTCAACCAGGCACGCTTCGCCGCACAGGAGCTTGAACTCGAAATCGAGTTCGAGAAGCGTTCCGTGTACGACGTGGTCAATATTCCCGGCCAGTTCGATTACGTGTTTTTCATGGGTGTGTTCTATCACCTGCGCTATCCGCTGTTTGCCCTCGACAACATCATCAAGAAAGTGCGGAGCAAGCTGGTGTTCCAAACCATGGTTCGTGGTTCGGAGCAGGCCAAAGCGTTCGAAATGAACTATCACTTCTGGAACAAAGAAGTGTTCCAGGATCCGCAGTATCCGCAGATGTACTTCGTTGAGCACCAGTACGCAAATGATCCGACGAACTGGTGGATTCCGAACGCCAGCGCCTGCGAAGGGATGCTGCGCAGCTCGGGGCTGACGATTGTTTCTCATCCGGAACCTGAAAGCTGGATTTGCGAGCCCCGCGAAGTAACGCGCGATGGCAAGTACGTCCTCGATATGGAACTGGAAGGGACTCTGTAA
- a CDS encoding NAD-dependent epimerase/dehydratase family protein, whose protein sequence is MGKRVLITGGAGFVGSHLADALLKQGHEVRVFDNLTPQVHPDGVPDYLAGEVHFLTGDLRDLDAVRDAIRDIDVIFHFGAAVGVGQSMYEISHYMGANTQGTANLLQAILDSEIKLEKLIVASSMSIYGEGKYLCVECGEVSPKERTQDQLKQKKWEPACPRCGRDLVPIPTDESKPLNVSSYYALSKKDQEEMVLLFGRTYGLPAVALRFFNIYGTRQALSNPYTGVAAIFASRLLNERPPLVFEDGNQMRDFVSVHDIVQANLLAMEKSGADGMALNVGSGEPISVREVATALAGALGAEIEPELTGKYRAGDIRHCFADISAIKKHLGYEPKVKFAEGVKELVGWLKEQRAEDRAAEAVEKLTVYGLTA, encoded by the coding sequence ATGGGGAAAAGGGTACTGATAACGGGTGGGGCTGGTTTCGTTGGTTCGCATCTTGCAGACGCACTTTTGAAACAGGGCCATGAAGTAAGGGTGTTCGACAATCTTACTCCGCAGGTGCATCCAGACGGGGTTCCGGATTACCTGGCTGGCGAAGTCCATTTCCTGACGGGAGACCTTCGCGACCTCGATGCGGTTCGGGACGCGATCCGTGACATCGACGTGATCTTCCATTTCGGGGCAGCCGTAGGGGTTGGGCAGTCGATGTACGAGATATCCCACTACATGGGCGCGAATACCCAGGGTACGGCAAACCTGCTTCAGGCCATCTTGGATTCGGAGATCAAGCTGGAGAAGCTGATAGTTGCCTCGTCGATGTCCATTTACGGCGAGGGCAAATACCTGTGCGTGGAATGCGGTGAGGTGTCGCCGAAGGAGAGAACTCAAGATCAACTCAAGCAAAAGAAGTGGGAGCCTGCGTGTCCTAGGTGCGGCCGCGATCTGGTGCCCATACCTACCGACGAATCGAAGCCGTTGAATGTGAGTTCGTATTACGCGCTTTCCAAGAAGGACCAGGAAGAGATGGTGCTGCTCTTCGGACGCACCTATGGGCTGCCCGCGGTGGCGCTGCGGTTCTTCAACATCTACGGAACCCGGCAGGCACTCTCGAACCCGTACACGGGCGTCGCGGCGATCTTTGCGTCACGGTTGCTGAATGAAAGGCCGCCGTTGGTCTTCGAAGACGGCAACCAGATGCGTGACTTCGTGAGCGTTCACGACATTGTCCAGGCAAACCTGCTTGCGATGGAGAAGAGCGGCGCCGATGGTATGGCACTCAATGTCGGATCGGGTGAGCCGATTTCGGTCCGCGAAGTAGCGACTGCTCTAGCCGGAGCGTTAGGTGCAGAGATCGAGCCGGAGTTGACCGGGAAGTACCGTGCAGGAGACATCCGGCATTGCTTCGCTGACATTTCGGCGATCAAGAAACACCTGGGATATGAGCCGAAGGTGAAATTCGCCGAAGGCGTGAAAGAACTGGTGGGGTGGTTGAAGGAACAAAGGGCGGAAGACCGTGCGGCAGAAGCGGTCGAAAAACTGACCGTCTACGGTTTAACTGCTTAG
- a CDS encoding GrpB family protein, with amino-acid sequence MPIPLEILPYDPQWAVEFQFERDRLAKALADVALRIDHHGSTSVPGLDAKPVIDIQVSVEHLERFERYAAPLRSLGYTHVPHPDDAVCPFFHRPATWPHTHHVHVVEFGGDEEQRTLRFRDYLITHPETAAEYAALKKKLAASVDASNSASRQAYADAKTTFISRVLGLSARQP; translated from the coding sequence ATGCCTATACCGTTGGAGATTCTTCCGTACGATCCGCAATGGGCGGTTGAATTCCAATTCGAACGCGACCGCCTGGCAAAAGCCCTTGCCGACGTTGCCCTACGTATCGACCACCACGGCTCCACTTCGGTACCTGGCCTGGATGCCAAACCGGTGATCGACATCCAAGTCTCGGTCGAACATCTCGAACGGTTTGAGCGATACGCGGCGCCGTTGCGGTCGCTCGGATACACGCACGTGCCGCATCCAGACGATGCTGTGTGCCCATTCTTCCATCGGCCGGCAACTTGGCCGCACACGCATCACGTGCACGTGGTGGAGTTCGGAGGAGACGAAGAGCAGCGCACACTTCGCTTTCGGGACTACCTCATCACTCATCCTGAAACCGCTGCCGAATACGCTGCCCTGAAGAAGAAATTGGCTGCTTCCGTGGACGCTTCCAACTCGGCTTCACGTCAGGCATATGCGGACGCGAAGACCACGTTCATCTCGAGAGTCCTGGGATTGAGTGCGCGGCAACCCTGA
- the cysS gene encoding cysteine--tRNA ligase, whose translation MDPQFFNTLTGRIESFKPLHDNEVRMYACGPTVYDYGHIGNFRTFVFVDLLRRYLKQHYKLRHVMNITDVDDKIIRNAAKAGVSINEYTKKYTEAFLEDSAALNTERPEIVRATEHIEEMAQFIQQLVDKGIAYRTDDGSYYFRIAKFPEYGKLSKKDFAGMEDGARVDVDEYEKDNARDFALWKSPKPGEHFWETSIGPGRPGWHIECSVMSMQNLGETLDIHLGGEDLVFPHHENEIAQSESLTGKPFARFWIHARFLLVEGEKMSKSLGNFYTLRDLVLMGHKPSSIRYLLSSVPYRKQLNFTFDGLTQAANAVERIRNFKRRLEQEQRPDGITEAIAKLADETRAKFDAALGDDMNTAQALAAIFDMVRDANAAADKGELKKGDAAPLLKALDAFDSVFAVIHDDDAQKVKKAVEWAEAEGLSDKISPQAREIAAAAGTSDARIDALVKEMQDARKARNFTRGDAIRNELNQMGIIVEVTKDGARWRRK comes from the coding sequence ATGGATCCGCAATTCTTCAACACGCTGACCGGCCGCATCGAATCGTTCAAACCCCTGCACGACAACGAAGTCCGCATGTATGCCTGCGGACCCACCGTTTACGACTACGGCCACATCGGCAACTTCCGTACGTTCGTCTTCGTTGACCTGCTGCGCCGCTACCTGAAGCAGCACTACAAACTGCGCCACGTTATGAACATTACCGACGTGGACGACAAGATCATCCGCAACGCCGCAAAAGCGGGCGTCTCCATCAACGAATACACGAAGAAATACACCGAAGCCTTCCTGGAAGATTCCGCGGCTCTGAACACCGAGCGCCCGGAAATCGTTCGCGCGACCGAACACATCGAGGAAATGGCTCAGTTCATTCAACAACTGGTGGATAAGGGCATTGCCTATAGGACCGACGATGGTTCCTATTACTTCCGCATCGCCAAGTTCCCGGAGTACGGCAAGCTTTCCAAGAAAGACTTCGCCGGCATGGAAGATGGCGCTCGCGTCGATGTGGACGAGTACGAGAAAGACAATGCTCGCGATTTCGCGCTCTGGAAATCACCCAAACCCGGCGAGCACTTCTGGGAGACATCGATCGGTCCTGGCCGGCCCGGCTGGCATATCGAGTGCTCCGTCATGTCGATGCAGAACTTGGGCGAGACGCTCGACATCCACCTCGGCGGCGAAGACCTCGTCTTCCCGCACCACGAAAACGAGATCGCCCAGTCTGAGTCGCTGACTGGCAAGCCGTTCGCACGCTTCTGGATCCACGCTCGCTTTCTGCTCGTCGAGGGCGAGAAGATGTCAAAGTCTCTCGGCAACTTCTACACCCTCCGCGACCTTGTCCTGATGGGCCACAAGCCGTCGTCGATCCGTTACCTGCTTTCGTCCGTCCCGTACCGGAAGCAACTGAACTTTACGTTTGACGGACTCACCCAGGCTGCGAACGCCGTCGAGCGCATTCGCAACTTCAAGCGCCGCCTCGAACAGGAGCAGCGGCCGGACGGCATCACCGAGGCCATCGCCAAACTGGCCGATGAAACGCGGGCGAAATTCGACGCCGCTCTCGGCGACGACATGAACACCGCACAGGCCCTCGCCGCTATTTTCGACATGGTGCGCGACGCCAACGCTGCCGCCGATAAAGGCGAACTGAAAAAAGGCGACGCCGCACCCCTACTCAAAGCACTCGATGCATTCGACTCCGTTTTCGCCGTCATCCACGACGATGACGCCCAGAAGGTGAAAAAGGCCGTGGAGTGGGCCGAAGCCGAAGGACTCAGCGACAAGATTTCGCCGCAAGCACGTGAGATTGCCGCAGCCGCGGGAACCAGCGATGCCCGCATCGACGCGCTCGTCAAAGAAATGCAGGATGCACGCAAGGCCAGAAACTTCACTCGCGGTGACGCCATCCGCAATGAGCTGAATCAGATGGGCATCATCGTGGAAGTCACGAAAGATGGGGCACGCTGGCGGCGCAAATAG